The following proteins are encoded in a genomic region of Sorangiineae bacterium MSr12523:
- a CDS encoding RNA polymerase sigma factor produces the protein MGVTAANAEIFFPFLPALNVRTAMLAGVRARPEENELELERQLVVRAQTKDREALGQLLGRYGPALYRSVLLPRLGSEAAAKDALAETYAKVVERIDRFTWQNVGFYPWLRTLALHVAIDQLRARKRMVLWDADDVERTLDARSDNDGSALDHSLSEQQDRAVARAKVARALEAIHPRYARAIQLRILEERPREEVAAMFEVTPATFDVLLHRAIAALKKSLGDAKEPEEP, from the coding sequence ATGGGTGTCACCGCCGCCAACGCCGAGATCTTCTTCCCATTCTTGCCAGCGTTGAACGTCCGCACGGCTATGCTCGCCGGCGTGCGCGCGCGGCCCGAGGAAAACGAGCTCGAGCTCGAACGGCAGCTCGTCGTGCGCGCGCAGACCAAGGACCGCGAGGCGCTGGGGCAGCTGCTCGGCCGCTACGGACCGGCGCTGTACCGAAGCGTGCTTCTGCCACGGCTTGGCTCGGAGGCCGCCGCCAAGGATGCGCTGGCCGAGACCTACGCCAAGGTCGTGGAGCGGATCGACCGCTTCACCTGGCAAAATGTCGGCTTTTACCCTTGGCTGCGCACGTTGGCGCTCCACGTGGCGATCGATCAGCTGCGCGCGCGCAAGCGGATGGTGCTCTGGGACGCCGACGACGTGGAGCGCACCCTCGATGCCCGGTCCGACAATGACGGCAGCGCGCTGGACCACTCGCTGAGCGAGCAGCAGGATCGCGCGGTTGCGCGCGCCAAGGTCGCCCGGGCCTTGGAGGCCATCCATCCGCGTTATGCGCGGGCCATCCAACTCCGTATCCTGGAGGAGAGGCCGCGCGAGGAGGTGGCCGCGATGTTCGAGGTCACGCCCGCCACGTTCGACGTGCTTCTGCACAGGGCCATCGCCGCGCTGAAGAAGTCGCTCGGAGATGCTAAGGAACCCGAGGAGCCATGA
- a CDS encoding sigma-54 dependent transcriptional regulator, producing the protein MTDEAMVRVLIVDDEAGLRRSLARILSARGFAVEMAEDGDRAIEILEQNEPEVILCDLMMPKMGGFEVLEHTKRTHPHVEFVMMTAHADVDSAVAAVKSGAYDFLTKPFASNDAVALAITKAADHKRLVERAARLEERLVAHERFGELVGTSSKMQAVYRLIEGVASATSTVLILGESGTGKELVARAIHQHSARADRPFVPVNCAAIPKELVESELFGHVRGAFTGAQSARTGLFEAGNSGTLFLDEVGDLPLAAQVKLLRALQDGEIKRVGSDETRFVDVRVLAATNVDLQQRIAEGTFRRDLYYRLNVIPIHVPPLREREDDIVLLTHHVLQKLARRMGRAPKRVSAEAMEALRAYAWPGNVRELEHAVEHAFVLAQGERIELGDLPQMAQQAPSSSREGRDIHVAGVAEGPLAGLSGVAGPTEAPAPHVRFDLFALPYAEAKRRAMKAFDDGYVREVLSRSGGNLSAAARHAGLDRSNFRRIVKRRKTGE; encoded by the coding sequence GTGACCGACGAGGCGATGGTGCGCGTGCTCATCGTGGATGACGAGGCGGGGCTACGTCGAAGCTTGGCGCGCATTCTTTCCGCGCGCGGCTTCGCCGTGGAGATGGCAGAAGACGGCGACCGCGCCATCGAGATCCTCGAGCAGAACGAACCCGAGGTCATTCTCTGCGATCTCATGATGCCGAAGATGGGCGGCTTCGAGGTGCTCGAGCACACGAAGCGCACGCACCCGCACGTGGAGTTCGTGATGATGACCGCGCACGCCGACGTGGACTCGGCGGTCGCCGCGGTGAAGTCCGGCGCGTACGACTTTCTCACGAAGCCGTTCGCCTCGAACGATGCAGTCGCCCTCGCGATCACCAAGGCCGCGGATCACAAACGACTCGTCGAGCGCGCGGCGCGGCTCGAGGAGCGGCTCGTGGCGCACGAGCGCTTCGGCGAGTTGGTCGGCACCTCGAGCAAGATGCAGGCGGTGTATCGGCTCATCGAAGGCGTGGCGAGTGCGACGTCGACGGTGCTCATTCTCGGAGAGAGCGGCACGGGCAAGGAGCTCGTGGCGCGTGCGATTCACCAGCACTCGGCGCGCGCGGATCGTCCCTTCGTGCCAGTGAATTGCGCCGCGATCCCCAAGGAGCTCGTCGAAAGTGAGCTCTTCGGCCACGTGCGCGGAGCCTTCACCGGTGCGCAGAGCGCGCGCACGGGGCTCTTCGAAGCGGGCAACTCGGGCACGCTCTTCCTCGACGAGGTGGGCGACCTTCCGCTGGCCGCGCAGGTCAAGTTGCTGCGCGCGCTGCAAGACGGGGAGATCAAGCGCGTGGGCTCGGACGAAACGCGCTTCGTCGACGTGCGCGTGCTGGCCGCGACCAACGTGGACCTGCAGCAGCGCATCGCCGAGGGCACCTTCCGGCGCGACTTGTACTACCGGCTCAATGTCATTCCCATCCACGTGCCGCCGCTGCGCGAGCGGGAAGACGACATCGTGCTGCTCACGCACCACGTGTTGCAGAAGCTGGCCCGGCGCATGGGACGCGCGCCGAAGCGGGTCAGCGCGGAGGCGATGGAGGCCCTCAGGGCCTACGCGTGGCCCGGCAACGTGCGCGAGCTGGAACACGCCGTGGAGCACGCGTTCGTGCTCGCCCAGGGTGAGCGCATCGAGCTCGGCGATCTTCCGCAAATGGCGCAGCAGGCGCCGTCGAGCTCGCGGGAGGGCCGTGACATCCATGTCGCAGGTGTCGCGGAGGGCCCGCTCGCGGGGCTCTCGGGGGTCGCAGGACCGACGGAGGCGCCGGCGCCCCACGTGCGCTTCGACCTGTTTGCCTTGCCGTATGCGGAGGCCAAACGCCGGGCCATGAAGGCGTTCGACGATGGGTACGTGCGCGAGGTCCTGAGTCGCTCGGGCGGCAATCTTTCCGCGGCGGCGCGCCATGCCGGTCTCGATCGCTCGAACTTCCGGCGCATCGTGAAACGCCGCAAGACGGGGGAATAG
- a CDS encoding TolC family protein: MRQSVGTTLSLIVIAATFSQTAFAQAPSRRPKNPPLPAQPAGPSSMAPLNQPVDIPPPPTVNDPMLAPVPAAKNNVGSWEQALEMVRARSTDLRSAYAQVKAAEAQSRISLSGALPTLTGQGFLTYNFLTKDVPTVTGFNPANGQVTTTTFTSPTQGPFVNGSLTAAVPIIAPRTWYSVGTAHRAEDVARLSVEDIKRQIALNVASTLIAVVTQERVVEINRIGFRSALERLELTQRRKALGAATGLDVVRAQQDVESSRATLVTGDEDLRKARESLGLALGVAEPIGVQQSISLNGIEKSAQQACHPANGIEDRADIAAARARVIQTERGIGDANWGYSPTLTAQSTLAATSVDTNQQNPTWNIQAVLTVPFYDGGTRDGQRRLAYAQTDQAEQSLINARRNAEIEVVQARRAVVVATDSRKVAADARQLAAENDRLTRAQYIEGEGTSLELVTAAAALRNADVTLALRDFDLVRARVVSLLALANCPF, translated from the coding sequence ATGCGACAGTCCGTCGGCACCACGCTCAGTCTTATCGTTATCGCGGCAACGTTTTCGCAAACGGCCTTCGCCCAAGCTCCGTCTCGGCGCCCGAAGAATCCCCCGCTCCCCGCGCAACCGGCGGGTCCGAGCAGCATGGCGCCGCTCAATCAGCCCGTGGACATTCCGCCGCCGCCCACGGTCAACGATCCGATGCTCGCCCCCGTGCCTGCGGCGAAGAACAACGTCGGCAGCTGGGAGCAAGCCCTCGAAATGGTGCGCGCGCGCTCGACGGACCTGAGGTCGGCCTATGCCCAGGTAAAAGCCGCCGAAGCACAATCGCGCATCTCCCTCTCGGGTGCATTGCCGACCCTCACCGGCCAGGGATTCCTCACGTACAACTTCTTGACGAAGGACGTCCCCACCGTCACCGGCTTCAACCCCGCTAACGGGCAGGTCACCACGACGACCTTCACCAGCCCGACGCAGGGTCCGTTCGTCAACGGCAGCCTCACCGCCGCGGTTCCCATCATCGCACCGCGCACCTGGTACAGCGTCGGCACGGCGCACCGTGCGGAGGACGTCGCGCGCTTGTCCGTCGAGGACATCAAGCGCCAGATTGCCCTCAATGTGGCATCCACGCTCATTGCCGTGGTGACGCAGGAGCGCGTGGTGGAGATCAATCGAATTGGCTTCCGCAGCGCGCTGGAGCGCCTCGAGCTCACGCAGCGCAGGAAGGCGCTCGGTGCGGCCACGGGGCTGGACGTGGTGCGCGCCCAGCAGGACGTGGAATCGTCCCGCGCGACCTTGGTCACCGGCGATGAGGACCTGCGCAAAGCGCGTGAGTCGCTCGGTTTGGCCCTGGGTGTCGCCGAGCCCATCGGCGTTCAACAGTCGATCAGCCTCAATGGCATCGAAAAGAGCGCGCAGCAGGCATGCCACCCGGCCAACGGCATCGAGGACCGCGCCGACATTGCGGCCGCGCGCGCCCGGGTCATCCAGACGGAACGCGGCATCGGCGACGCGAACTGGGGCTATTCCCCGACGCTCACCGCGCAGTCCACCTTGGCGGCGACCAGCGTCGACACGAACCAGCAGAATCCAACTTGGAACATCCAAGCGGTGCTGACGGTCCCGTTCTACGACGGCGGCACGCGCGATGGTCAGCGTCGCCTGGCCTACGCGCAAACCGATCAAGCCGAGCAATCGCTCATCAACGCACGACGCAACGCCGAGATCGAGGTCGTCCAGGCCCGCCGTGCCGTGGTCGTCGCCACGGACTCGCGCAAGGTCGCGGCGGACGCCCGCCAATTGGCCGCCGAGAACGATCGCCTGACGCGTGCACAATACATCGAAGGCGAAGGCACCAGCTTGGAGCTCGTCACCGCCGCCGCCGCCCTCCGCAATGCCGACGTCACCCTGGCCTTGCGCGACTTCGACCTCGTGCGAGCCCGCGTCGTCTCCTTGCTCGCCCTGGCAAACTGCCCGTTCTAA
- the mutY gene encoding A/G-specific adenine glycosylase, with protein MRKDAHGTTPAQPPPAKLQRALLRWYDAEKRDLPWRGTKDPYSIWLSEVMLQQTRVDTVRPYYQRFMETYPTVFALAEAPLERVLGDWSGLGYYRRARMLHAGAQQIVRDFGGELPREVEALRSITGIGPYTAGAVASIAFDVRAPLVDGNVARVLARIFGVEEDVRGGAGRARIWQIAESILPQERAGDFNQALMELGATVCSPSSPRCGPCPVRGMCVAFASGEPERLPNMAPKAKPRPWKRAALVATLGADRVLLARRKRDLLFGGLWEPPTLDASNDRDEGDGARLLALAGVKAEVPVRAGEITHVLSHRKMTVEVYRAELRSAHATLGQNQAGASLDEGDGEYDAIEVVARTSAMRRGMSTLARKVLRAGGIEVNMGRSEGEATK; from the coding sequence GTGAGGAAAGATGCGCACGGAACCACGCCCGCGCAACCACCACCCGCCAAACTGCAGCGCGCGCTGCTCCGCTGGTACGACGCCGAAAAGCGTGACCTTCCGTGGCGCGGAACCAAGGATCCGTATTCGATCTGGCTGAGCGAGGTGATGCTCCAGCAGACGCGCGTCGATACGGTGCGTCCGTACTACCAGCGCTTCATGGAGACCTATCCAACGGTGTTCGCACTGGCCGAGGCTCCGCTCGAGCGAGTGCTCGGTGATTGGAGCGGCCTCGGTTACTACCGACGCGCGCGCATGCTTCACGCGGGCGCGCAGCAGATCGTGCGCGACTTCGGCGGTGAGCTTCCGCGCGAGGTGGAGGCGCTGCGCAGCATCACCGGCATCGGTCCGTACACGGCCGGTGCCGTTGCGAGCATCGCCTTCGATGTGCGTGCCCCGCTCGTCGATGGCAACGTGGCACGCGTGCTGGCGCGCATCTTCGGTGTGGAGGAAGACGTGCGCGGCGGGGCAGGACGCGCACGCATCTGGCAGATCGCCGAGTCCATTCTCCCGCAGGAGCGCGCGGGCGATTTCAATCAAGCGCTCATGGAGCTCGGCGCAACCGTATGCTCGCCGTCATCCCCGCGCTGCGGACCGTGCCCGGTGCGGGGGATGTGCGTGGCGTTTGCCAGCGGCGAGCCAGAGCGATTGCCGAACATGGCCCCAAAGGCCAAACCGCGTCCGTGGAAGCGCGCGGCGCTCGTGGCCACACTCGGAGCGGATCGCGTGCTCCTCGCACGGCGCAAGCGTGACCTCCTCTTCGGTGGCCTCTGGGAACCGCCGACTCTCGATGCAAGCAACGACAGAGATGAAGGAGACGGAGCACGTCTTCTCGCGCTCGCCGGTGTGAAGGCCGAGGTGCCCGTGCGCGCCGGCGAAATCACGCACGTGCTGTCGCACCGAAAAATGACCGTCGAGGTCTACCGTGCAGAGCTTCGTAGCGCGCATGCAACGCTCGGTCAAAACCAGGCAGGCGCAAGTCTCGATGAGGGGGACGGGGAGTACGACGCCATCGAAGTCGTCGCGCGCACCTCCGCGATGAGGCGCGGAATGAGTACGCTTGCTCGAAAAGTGCTGCGTGCCGGTGGAATCGAGGTGAACATGGGGAGATCGGAGGGGGAGGCAACCAAGTGA
- a CDS encoding TolC family protein, with protein MTQARSAHAGPFDLEDDDDKKKQEKQDQKIEAAPAKDPLVLTKHKAYTLAECLSLTERNHPNLWVGRARLAAFHAQLDEARWAPFFQWNTTATLGVIPEIKGTPFYTAAPANLLSTKFTDGLNPFLQFTINGYVPLFHFGKIDWARRAGEAQVRAGEWDLEKFRQEVRRDVRKAYYVIMGARDGRYLLNEVRSKLEKAIENVQGKLDRGEAGVEETDRIRLEVYRDQLLARAGTPDMLETNGIAALRFMTGVQTNFDIPDEPLARPDVNVAPVVSYLSAARLFRAEVGSARAGIAQRNANLELMRARLFPDIGIDLRASYSTAPSVITQNNAWVVDYFNRFTYNGSLTARWNLDIMPAQARVNGAESQLEEARAFERLTLGNIGVEVESAYAAMLETRKREEMWARAEKKAKGWIASVQDAIDLGTKEEGAIMEPLRSFVDSRLNHIQALVEYYITLSELARVSGWDAAAPQK; from the coding sequence GTGACGCAGGCGCGTTCGGCGCACGCGGGGCCGTTCGATCTCGAGGACGACGACGACAAGAAGAAGCAAGAGAAGCAGGACCAGAAAATAGAGGCTGCGCCCGCCAAGGATCCGTTGGTGCTCACGAAGCACAAGGCCTACACGCTTGCCGAGTGCCTCTCGCTGACCGAACGCAACCACCCGAACCTGTGGGTCGGGCGTGCGCGGTTGGCGGCATTCCACGCGCAGCTCGACGAGGCCCGCTGGGCGCCGTTCTTTCAGTGGAACACCACCGCCACCTTGGGCGTCATCCCCGAGATCAAGGGTACGCCGTTTTACACGGCGGCCCCGGCGAACCTTTTGAGCACGAAGTTCACCGACGGGCTCAATCCGTTTCTGCAGTTCACCATCAACGGCTACGTTCCCCTCTTTCACTTCGGCAAGATCGATTGGGCGCGGCGGGCCGGTGAGGCGCAGGTCCGTGCGGGCGAGTGGGATCTGGAGAAGTTTCGCCAGGAGGTGCGGCGAGACGTTCGGAAAGCCTATTACGTCATCATGGGTGCCCGCGACGGGCGCTACCTCTTGAACGAGGTCCGGAGCAAGCTCGAAAAGGCCATCGAGAACGTCCAGGGCAAGCTCGATCGAGGGGAGGCCGGCGTCGAGGAGACCGACCGTATCCGCCTCGAGGTCTACCGCGATCAACTTCTCGCGCGTGCTGGAACGCCGGACATGCTCGAGACGAACGGCATTGCCGCATTGCGGTTCATGACCGGTGTGCAAACGAACTTCGATATCCCCGACGAGCCGCTCGCGCGCCCCGACGTGAACGTGGCGCCGGTGGTGAGCTATCTCTCCGCGGCGCGCCTTTTTCGCGCCGAGGTGGGCTCGGCGCGGGCCGGAATTGCGCAGCGCAATGCCAATCTGGAATTGATGCGCGCGCGCCTTTTCCCGGATATCGGTATCGATTTGCGCGCGTCGTACTCCACGGCGCCGAGCGTGATTACGCAGAACAATGCGTGGGTCGTCGATTACTTCAATCGATTCACCTACAACGGCTCGCTCACTGCGCGCTGGAACCTCGATATCATGCCCGCGCAGGCGCGCGTGAACGGTGCGGAATCGCAGCTCGAGGAGGCACGCGCGTTCGAGCGTTTGACCCTCGGCAACATCGGGGTCGAAGTGGAAAGCGCTTATGCGGCCATGCTGGAGACGCGCAAGCGCGAAGAAATGTGGGCGCGCGCCGAGAAGAAGGCCAAAGGCTGGATTGCCAGCGTCCAAGACGCCATCGATCTCGGCACCAAGGAGGAAGGCGCGATCATGGAGCCGCTGCGCAGCTTCGTCGATTCGCGCCTGAATCACATTCAGGCGCTGGTCGAGTACTACATTACGCTGTCGGAGCTCGCGCGCGTCTCCGGTTGGGACGCGGCGGCTCCGCAGAAATAA
- a CDS encoding lysophospholipid acyltransferase family protein: MTVTDLREGGRWGYGQATKNALLYGIIRAALAVASCVPPRMLHRLGRALGALAHAILPGTRRRAVANVRRALPQWDEARCRALVRTAYRNLGGHLGNAVASLRGQAEVLPFPDADRNVLAEALREGRGVLFVSAHLGPWERVAQTLVASGFPLTTVARESYDPRLTALYDRLRGSKGVASIYRGAPGAPLRMLRTLRSGGLLGMPMDLRSRVPSIDVPFLGTPAATPVGPARIACRTGAAIVVGTAAPPLDDAENAPRLTVTRLSIDDLASEATVTARINDELSQRILAMPEQWVWMHPRWSEDE, translated from the coding sequence ATGACGGTCACGGACCTGCGCGAGGGCGGTCGCTGGGGCTATGGGCAGGCGACGAAGAACGCGCTTCTCTATGGGATCATCCGCGCCGCGCTGGCCGTGGCGTCGTGCGTGCCGCCCCGGATGCTGCACCGCTTGGGACGCGCGCTCGGGGCGCTTGCGCACGCAATCCTTCCCGGCACCCGGCGACGGGCGGTGGCCAACGTGCGCCGGGCGCTGCCGCAGTGGGACGAGGCTCGGTGCCGCGCGCTGGTTCGCACCGCGTACCGGAACCTCGGCGGCCATTTGGGCAATGCGGTCGCTTCCTTGCGCGGGCAAGCCGAGGTGCTCCCCTTCCCCGACGCCGACCGCAACGTGCTCGCCGAGGCGCTGCGTGAAGGCCGCGGCGTTCTCTTCGTCTCCGCGCACCTCGGACCGTGGGAGCGGGTCGCACAGACCCTCGTGGCCTCCGGCTTTCCCCTCACCACCGTCGCCCGCGAGAGCTACGACCCACGGCTGACCGCGCTCTACGATCGGCTGCGCGGATCGAAGGGCGTCGCCTCCATCTACCGCGGTGCGCCGGGGGCGCCGCTCCGCATGCTGCGAACGCTGCGATCGGGCGGGCTGCTCGGCATGCCCATGGACCTTCGTTCCCGCGTTCCCAGCATCGACGTGCCCTTCCTTGGCACACCTGCTGCGACACCCGTGGGCCCGGCTCGCATCGCCTGCCGCACGGGCGCCGCCATCGTGGTGGGCACGGCCGCTCCTCCCCTGGACGATGCCGAGAACGCCCCGCGGCTGACGGTCACACGACTGTCCATCGATGACCTTGCATCCGAGGCCACGGTCACTGCACGTATCAACGACGAGCTTTCACAGCGCATCTTGGCGATGCCCGAGCAATGGGTGTGGATGCATCCACGTTGGTCCGAGGATGAATAG
- a CDS encoding SCP2 sterol-binding domain-containing protein, translating to MNDVSLAHGAEDNGLAVMLADLVRQNLEAKPHKKRDFAALAGSFSIVAEDAEVALTMRFAKGKLTIHDGIVGIPDVTIRGGSDTILALSNLPLTRPLGLPIPNPRDKNEVEVMRSVVADLRAGRVHIYGMAFHFPMLMRLTRVMSVNG from the coding sequence GTGAACGACGTCTCCTTGGCCCACGGTGCAGAGGACAACGGCTTGGCGGTGATGCTGGCGGATCTCGTCCGGCAGAACCTCGAGGCGAAGCCGCACAAGAAGCGCGATTTTGCGGCCCTCGCAGGCTCTTTCTCCATCGTCGCGGAGGACGCGGAGGTGGCGCTCACCATGCGCTTCGCCAAGGGCAAGCTCACGATCCACGACGGCATCGTCGGCATCCCCGACGTGACCATCCGCGGTGGCTCGGACACCATCCTGGCCCTGTCCAACCTTCCACTGACCCGCCCGCTCGGCCTTCCCATCCCCAACCCCCGGGACAAGAACGAGGTGGAGGTCATGCGCTCGGTGGTCGCGGATCTGCGTGCCGGCCGCGTCCACATTTATGGGATGGCCTTTCATTTCCCTATGCTGATGAGGCTGACGCGCGTTATGTCGGTCAACGGCTGA